Proteins found in one Synechococcus sp. LA31 genomic segment:
- a CDS encoding IS3 family transposase produces MSCSSRSASCRWSWSGSKKNLSCSDARELRKLVDHDHPELSVSRQCALLGLPRSTLYDRPTPVRESTLQIMARIDSLYLEDPCSGSRRMVEYLAREGIPISRDRVGNLMRRMGLRAIYQKPRTTVPGDPSERFPCLVDLRLVMAVDQVWATDITYIPLQKGFLYLVAIVDLFSRNVLSWKLSNSLDTEFCLKGLEMALEGGRKPEIFHSDQGCQFTSSDFVTRLQSEKIKISWSGRKRCYDNILVERLWRTVKYEEVYLRAYSDGWEAEISLARFLWRYCHVRPHSSLGGRTPHEVYTEIEPCSSRPELTMSGARSVQ; encoded by the coding sequence CTGAGCTGTTCCAGCAGATCGGCAAGCTGCAGATGGAGCTGGAGTGGCTCAAAAAAAAATCTCAGCTGCTCTGATGCCCGTGAACTGCGGAAGCTGGTCGATCACGACCATCCAGAGCTCAGCGTCAGCAGGCAATGCGCGTTGTTGGGTCTGCCCAGATCCACGCTCTATGACCGGCCGACCCCGGTGCGGGAATCGACCCTGCAGATCATGGCCAGGATCGATTCTCTCTACCTGGAGGATCCCTGCAGCGGTAGCCGCCGGATGGTGGAGTACCTGGCCAGAGAGGGGATCCCGATCAGCCGCGATCGGGTGGGAAACCTCATGCGGCGCATGGGTTTACGGGCGATCTACCAGAAGCCACGCACCACGGTTCCAGGAGACCCGTCGGAGCGATTCCCCTGTCTGGTGGACCTCCGGCTGGTCATGGCTGTGGATCAGGTCTGGGCCACCGACATCACTTACATCCCGCTGCAGAAGGGTTTCCTCTACCTGGTGGCGATCGTGGATCTCTTCTCCAGGAACGTGCTCAGCTGGAAGCTCTCGAACAGCCTTGACACAGAGTTCTGCCTCAAGGGTCTGGAAATGGCGCTGGAGGGTGGCCGCAAACCAGAGATCTTCCACTCCGACCAGGGCTGCCAGTTCACCTCTTCTGACTTTGTGACCAGGCTGCAGTCCGAAAAGATCAAGATCAGCTGGTCAGGCAGAAAGCGCTGCTACGACAACATCCTGGTGGAGAGGCTGTGGCGCACGGTCAAATACGAGGAGGTCTATCTACGTGCCTACAGCGATGGCTGGGAGGCTGAGATCAGTCTGGCCCGATTCCTCTGGAGGTATTGCCATGTAAGGCCACACAGCTCTCTGGGAGGCAGAACTCCCCATGAGGTCTACACTGAGATTGAACCCTGTTCCTCCCGCCCGGAGTTAACGATGTCAGGGGCTAGATCTGTCCAATAA
- a CDS encoding transposase, translated as MIGYFALTSGEGFNAVLIRHDLAGLSKLEDLLQGQLPMLMPGSRYLKAKRTWRLIHMDVRWTGFSGQAPSLTSEAGYRPCWGLPAMSKRRTHSPEFKARVAMEAISGRKTIQEIASDHAIHPIQVSQWKRQLLDGASELFTRGKKNKDTGDSQVKEAELFQQIGKLQMELEWLKKKSQLL; from the coding sequence TTGATCGGGTACTTCGCCCTGACCAGCGGCGAAGGCTTCAACGCCGTGCTGATCCGTCACGATCTGGCAGGCCTCTCCAAGCTCGAGGATCTGCTGCAGGGCCAGCTGCCGATGCTGATGCCCGGTAGCCGCTATCTCAAGGCCAAGCGCACATGGCGCCTGATCCACATGGATGTGAGGTGGACTGGTTTTTCTGGACAGGCCCCATCGTTAACCTCTGAGGCGGGGTACCGCCCCTGTTGGGGGCTCCCAGCAATGAGCAAGCGCCGCACCCACAGTCCTGAATTCAAGGCCCGAGTCGCCATGGAGGCGATCAGTGGCCGCAAGACGATCCAGGAGATCGCCTCTGATCACGCCATCCACCCGATCCAGGTGAGCCAGTGGAAGCGGCAGCTTCTCGATGGCGCCAGTGAGCTATTCACCCGAGGCAAGAAGAACAAGGACACCGGCGACAGCCAGGTCAAGGAGGCTGAGCTGTTCCAGCAGATCGGCAAGCTGCAGATGGAGCTGGAGTGGCTCAAAAAAAAATCTCAGCTGCTCTGA
- a CDS encoding class I SAM-dependent RNA methyltransferase — MTEQQQLQCTAVLPPGLEECGGAELSALGATAVKPLRRAAAFRTDLAGFYRMQLQARLPFRLLRQLAAFPCRSREELYAGVQRAANWEQWLPPELSFRVDASGSLPGLTHGHYSALQVKNALVDWQRQQWGQRSSVDLDDPDLHLHVHLGGGQAQLSVDGSGDSLHRRGYRPRMGLAPLKENLAAGLIQLTGWDGRVPLADPLCGSGTLLIEAASMALGRPPGLDHRFALERWPDFNGGLWSQALEQAANNTRRVLADGAPLAPVLGLELDAGVAEEARANAEAAGVGSAVAIVCGDFRDFQPPQGPGVLVCNPPYGERIGEQGELEQLYSDLGRMVKERCSGWEFWLLSGNPELTGALRMKASRRIPVSNGGIDCRWLHYTIR, encoded by the coding sequence ATGACCGAACAGCAGCAGCTCCAGTGCACGGCCGTGCTACCCCCCGGCCTTGAGGAATGCGGCGGGGCGGAGCTCAGTGCGCTGGGCGCCACGGCGGTGAAACCGCTGCGCAGGGCTGCAGCCTTCCGCACCGATCTGGCTGGGTTTTACCGGATGCAACTGCAGGCACGCCTGCCCTTCCGGCTGCTGCGCCAGCTAGCAGCCTTCCCTTGCCGCAGCCGCGAGGAGCTCTATGCGGGCGTGCAGCGCGCCGCCAACTGGGAGCAGTGGCTGCCACCAGAGCTGAGCTTCCGCGTGGATGCCAGCGGCAGCCTGCCAGGCCTCACCCATGGCCACTACAGCGCCTTGCAGGTCAAAAACGCCCTGGTGGACTGGCAGCGGCAGCAGTGGGGGCAGCGCTCTTCGGTGGATCTGGATGACCCCGACCTACACCTGCATGTGCACCTGGGCGGCGGCCAGGCGCAGCTGAGTGTGGATGGCAGTGGCGACAGCCTGCACCGCCGCGGCTACCGGCCGCGGATGGGCCTGGCCCCGCTCAAGGAAAACCTGGCGGCCGGACTGATTCAGCTCACCGGCTGGGATGGGCGTGTGCCCCTGGCTGATCCACTCTGCGGCTCCGGCACCCTGCTGATCGAAGCGGCCTCCATGGCCCTGGGGCGGCCGCCGGGGCTGGACCATCGCTTTGCCCTGGAGCGCTGGCCGGATTTCAATGGGGGCCTCTGGAGCCAAGCGCTGGAGCAAGCCGCCAACAACACCCGCAGGGTTCTGGCCGATGGAGCACCCCTGGCACCGGTGCTCGGGCTGGAGCTCGATGCAGGCGTGGCCGAGGAGGCCCGAGCCAACGCTGAGGCAGCCGGTGTGGGGAGTGCCGTAGCGATTGTGTGCGGCGATTTCCGCGATTTCCAACCACCGCAGGGGCCCGGGGTGTTGGTGTGCAATCCCCCCTATGGCGAGCGCATCGGCGAGCAGGGGGAGCTCGAACAGCTCTACAGCGATCTGGGCCGGATGGTGAAAGAACGCTGCAGCGGCTGGGAGTTCTGGTTGTTGAGCGGCAACCCCGAACTCACCGGTGCCCTGCGCATGAAGGCCAGCCGGCGCATTCCCGTGAGCAATGGCGGCATCGACTGCCGCTGGCTGCATTACACAATTCGCTGA
- a CDS encoding cation:proton antiporter encodes MLANLDLPIIASATAGADASLNAIPVEAQVLFIGMVFLGTLIVSRFSIRIGVPAILGVLILGLVINIHVLDVSHAEVEKLHVFALALLLFYAGLKTDLQSIRGFLEYGLLLAIGGVAISTLILAGAIVWLSSASGATLVPGLTETMPLGAAFLIAACLGSTDAGATLSVLRQVERQVPERVRHLLEFESSVNDPSALIIYSICLSVFTLTSGQAESMQTMALSASSSLLQKLGSGLLVGAGFGYVAKVVINHFVIDKEQLLVVAMSIAFVDYGCAHFLGGSGYVAVYVTGVFMANLHYRDAQINHQSIQEVLLPFNTMTEISIFLLFGLLVNPADLIPSLPAGIATAAALMLVARPLSVFCFQQVSPFKLRDSSLIAWCGLRGAVPLALSFNVSNAIPRLQGLDPAVAAELAHNCQSIVFIVVILNLLMQGLSLPPVCRWLSAPPTPGLSS; translated from the coding sequence ATGCTTGCAAATCTGGACCTGCCGATCATCGCCAGTGCCACCGCCGGCGCTGATGCGTCACTGAACGCCATCCCGGTGGAGGCCCAGGTGCTGTTCATCGGGATGGTATTTCTCGGTACGTTGATCGTGAGTCGCTTTTCGATTCGCATCGGCGTGCCAGCGATCCTGGGCGTGCTCATTCTGGGCTTAGTGATCAACATCCACGTGCTGGATGTGAGCCACGCCGAGGTAGAGAAGCTTCACGTCTTTGCCTTGGCACTGCTGCTGTTTTATGCCGGGCTCAAAACAGATCTTCAATCCATTCGTGGCTTCCTGGAATATGGCCTGTTGCTGGCGATTGGTGGCGTAGCCATCTCCACACTGATCCTCGCAGGGGCCATCGTCTGGCTGAGTTCAGCGAGTGGAGCCACCCTGGTTCCAGGGCTAACGGAAACCATGCCGTTGGGCGCGGCGTTCTTAATCGCAGCCTGCCTTGGCTCCACCGATGCTGGCGCCACCTTGAGTGTGCTGCGCCAGGTGGAACGGCAAGTGCCCGAGCGGGTGCGGCACCTGCTCGAATTTGAATCGTCAGTCAATGATCCCTCGGCTCTGATCATCTACAGCATCTGCCTAAGCGTGTTCACCCTGACCAGTGGACAAGCCGAATCCATGCAGACCATGGCCCTAAGCGCCTCCAGCAGCCTGCTGCAAAAGCTTGGATCCGGGCTTTTGGTAGGCGCCGGTTTCGGCTATGTGGCCAAGGTAGTGATTAACCACTTTGTGATCGACAAAGAACAGCTACTGGTGGTTGCGATGTCGATCGCATTTGTGGATTACGGCTGCGCCCATTTCCTTGGCGGATCGGGCTATGTGGCGGTGTATGTCACGGGTGTATTTATGGCCAACCTGCACTACCGCGACGCCCAAATCAATCACCAGAGCATTCAGGAGGTGCTACTTCCCTTCAACACAATGACCGAAATCAGCATCTTTTTGCTCTTCGGGCTGTTGGTGAATCCTGCTGATCTAATCCCCTCGTTGCCCGCCGGGATTGCCACCGCCGCAGCCCTGATGTTGGTAGCCCGCCCGCTCAGCGTGTTCTGCTTCCAACAGGTCTCCCCGTTCAAACTTCGTGATTCGAGCCTGATTGCCTGGTGTGGCCTGCGCGGAGCGGTGCCATTGGCGCTGTCATTCAACGTGTCAAACGCGATCCCCAGACTTCAGGGCCTCGATCCGGCCGTGGCTGCGGAGCTGGCACACAACTGCCAGAGCATCGTGTTCATCGTGGTGATCCTCAACCTGCTGATGCAGGGCCTCTCGCTGCCGCCGGTGTGCCGCTGGCTCAGCGCCCCACCAACGCCCGGGTTGTCTTCGTGA
- a CDS encoding phage holin family protein, protein MTESSANGREERRRGLPLEAASRITGLVTSVMDLHVRIALKEVDREKRRLIIGVVLLGAGLGSLLTALLAAELAALLWLVLVKGWSWIAAVLAFAATNLVLSGVLLRIGGQLSKGPYLPETMAGITKTTRALVGR, encoded by the coding sequence ATGACGGAGAGCAGCGCAAATGGCCGGGAGGAGCGCCGCCGCGGATTGCCTTTGGAGGCTGCTTCGCGCATCACCGGCCTCGTGACCTCGGTGATGGATCTGCATGTGCGCATCGCCCTCAAGGAGGTGGATCGCGAAAAACGCCGCCTGATCATCGGCGTGGTGCTGCTCGGGGCAGGCCTGGGATCCCTGCTCACAGCTCTGTTGGCGGCCGAACTCGCTGCGTTGCTGTGGTTGGTGCTGGTGAAGGGCTGGAGCTGGATAGCGGCGGTGCTGGCCTTTGCTGCCACCAACCTGGTGCTCAGCGGCGTGCTGCTTCGCATCGGCGGGCAGCTGAGCAAGGGGCCCTACCTGCCTGAAACGATGGCAGGCATCACGAAGACAACCCGGGCGTTGGTGGGGCGCTGA
- a CDS encoding DUF883 family protein: MEQHPPGETTADPRAPEAAEAAATASQFRERFESLLPSIQREWPEVARHTLEATRGSFDTVVEVIARQTGRTSEGVKQQLLDLVQVTGDQAHHLADSLRPLEEQLENLLDDLNASLRPRLEKPVRERPLMAVGIAAGVGVLVGLLLASGRRSA; encoded by the coding sequence ATGGAACAGCACCCGCCCGGCGAGACCACCGCTGATCCCAGAGCCCCGGAGGCGGCTGAAGCCGCCGCAACCGCCAGCCAGTTCAGGGAGCGCTTCGAGAGTTTGCTGCCATCGATCCAGCGGGAATGGCCCGAAGTGGCGCGCCACACCCTGGAGGCCACCCGAGGCAGTTTTGACACGGTGGTGGAGGTGATCGCCCGCCAGACCGGCCGCACTAGTGAAGGTGTGAAACAACAGCTGCTCGATTTGGTGCAGGTGACCGGTGATCAGGCCCACCACCTGGCCGATTCGCTCCGCCCCCTGGAAGAGCAGCTGGAGAACCTGCTTGATGATCTCAACGCCAGCCTTAGGCCCCGCCTTGAGAAACCCGTGCGGGAGCGGCCGCTGATGGCTGTGGGTATCGCTGCGGGTGTGGGTGTGCTGGTGGGTCTGTTGCTGGCCTCTGGCCGTCGTTCGGCATGA
- the smc gene encoding chromosome segregation protein SMC, whose protein sequence is MVHINQVELTHFKSFGGSMTIPLEQGFTVVTGPNGSGKSNILDGVLFCLGLASSRGMRAERLPDLVNSSMLKQGKAAETVVTVRFDLRDWQPDDAEAGLEPPEEGPWIKPGQQEWSVTRRLRIAPGGTYASSYSADGVACNLQQLQTQLRRLRVDPEGSNVVMQGDVTRIVSMSAKERRGIIDELAGVALFDSRIEQTRSKLAEVQDREERCAIVQQELLVSRQKLERDCAKARTYQDLRERFQRGRLQEQLLSFEQAQDEQRQLQSRQEALGRQQQSDRQTIAEAKTALEQSSKALETLQAEVKALGEDRLLAVQSELAGLEASGRELARQAEKHQHSAEELQRQRQELARQQGELRQQQSQLAAPEDDAALEQAESNCRSAEAAVELSRRRLGEVAGRSGSWMEEQKQRSQRRQELQGQLSPLQAEQQQLAERLRQEQERLGELQQQLADEAASSDGVASSLSQLEIEWQQLLNDLKLQQGRAQELAEALALQQRTRQRLEQEQVSLEREIARQESRRETLQESRGTGALRLLLEAGLDGIHGPVAQLGDVEERHRLALEVAAGARLGQVVVDDDRIAARAIELLKSRRAGRLTFLPLNKIRGGGGNANSAAFQRGGSPGASGGDGMVGRAVELVRFEPVYGEVFRYVFGDTLVFRDLASARRELGRCRAVTLDGELLEKSGAMTGGSLQQRGNQLSFGAASDADEAEPLRRRLLELGETLAASRRKEAELGRQLEELRPQLSRLEQRRAALEAERSAAQRSHGPLQQRREHLISRIGQIEADLGSGQQRLQALAAELAPLQQALQTLESQEASAQASGDSERWQGLQQELEAADAALTAARNQRDGLLAARRERGLAAERVASQLQALSSEEQRLVQAVNTLVAERTSWKEQQQADQAKRLELEARQQELQERFGERRRARDEAEAQLSRQRQTLQQKEWELQRLGEELEALAEQERSGAQRLEQLQRDLPDPLPEIPDEVRENGLEALQAELKSLQARMEALEPVNMLALEELEELEARLADLQDRLDVLCKEREELLLRIETVATLRQEAFMEAFKAVDGHFREIFAGLSDGEGHLQLENTESPLDGGLSLVAHPKGKAVRRLASMSGGEKSLTALSFLFALQRFRPSPFYALDEVDSFLDGVNVERLAALIARQAEAAQFLVVSHRRPMIGAATRTIGVTQARGAHTQVVGLPPAA, encoded by the coding sequence TTGGTTCACATCAATCAGGTAGAGCTCACGCACTTCAAGTCGTTCGGGGGGTCGATGACCATCCCCCTCGAGCAGGGCTTCACGGTGGTCACCGGCCCCAACGGCAGCGGCAAGAGCAACATCCTTGATGGTGTGCTGTTTTGCCTGGGCCTGGCCAGCAGCCGCGGCATGCGGGCCGAGCGCCTGCCCGATCTGGTGAACAGCTCGATGCTCAAGCAGGGCAAGGCGGCTGAAACCGTGGTGACGGTGCGCTTTGATCTGCGCGACTGGCAGCCCGACGATGCCGAGGCCGGCTTGGAGCCCCCCGAGGAGGGCCCCTGGATCAAGCCAGGGCAACAGGAATGGTCGGTGACCCGCCGGCTGCGTATCGCTCCCGGCGGCACCTACGCCAGCAGCTACAGCGCCGATGGCGTGGCCTGCAATCTGCAGCAACTGCAAACCCAGCTGCGGCGCCTGCGGGTGGATCCCGAGGGCAGCAACGTGGTGATGCAAGGCGATGTGACCCGCATCGTGTCGATGAGCGCCAAGGAGCGGCGCGGCATCATCGATGAGCTAGCGGGCGTGGCCCTATTTGATTCCCGCATCGAGCAAACACGCAGCAAGCTCGCTGAGGTGCAGGACCGCGAAGAGCGTTGCGCGATCGTGCAGCAGGAATTGCTGGTATCGCGCCAAAAGCTGGAGCGCGACTGCGCCAAGGCCCGCACCTATCAAGACCTGCGCGAGCGCTTCCAGCGGGGCAGGCTCCAGGAGCAACTGCTCAGTTTTGAGCAGGCCCAGGACGAGCAGCGCCAATTGCAGAGCCGCCAGGAAGCTCTGGGCCGACAGCAGCAGAGCGATCGCCAGACCATTGCAGAGGCCAAAACGGCCTTAGAGCAATCCAGCAAAGCCCTGGAGACCCTGCAGGCTGAGGTGAAGGCCCTCGGGGAAGACCGTCTGCTGGCGGTGCAATCGGAGCTGGCGGGTTTGGAGGCCAGCGGCCGTGAGCTCGCCCGGCAGGCGGAAAAGCACCAGCACAGCGCTGAGGAGTTGCAGCGTCAGCGCCAGGAGCTGGCGCGCCAGCAGGGCGAGCTCCGGCAGCAGCAAAGCCAACTAGCTGCCCCCGAGGATGACGCCGCCCTCGAGCAGGCCGAGAGCAACTGCCGCAGCGCTGAGGCCGCTGTGGAGCTGTCGCGGCGCCGCCTCGGCGAAGTGGCCGGCCGCAGCGGCAGCTGGATGGAGGAACAGAAGCAGCGCAGCCAGCGGCGCCAGGAGCTGCAGGGCCAGCTCTCACCTCTGCAGGCTGAGCAACAGCAGCTGGCAGAACGCCTGCGCCAAGAGCAGGAACGCCTGGGTGAACTCCAGCAGCAACTCGCCGATGAGGCCGCCAGCAGCGACGGGGTAGCCAGCTCCCTCAGCCAACTCGAAATCGAATGGCAGCAGCTACTCAACGACCTGAAGCTCCAACAAGGCCGCGCCCAGGAGCTCGCCGAAGCCCTGGCTCTGCAGCAGCGCACCCGCCAGCGGCTCGAGCAGGAGCAGGTGTCGCTCGAGCGTGAGATCGCCCGACAGGAATCGCGGCGTGAAACGCTGCAAGAAAGCCGCGGCACCGGTGCCCTGCGCCTCCTGCTGGAGGCCGGTCTCGACGGCATCCACGGCCCGGTTGCTCAGCTCGGCGACGTGGAAGAGCGCCACCGGCTGGCCCTGGAAGTGGCCGCCGGTGCCCGCCTTGGCCAGGTGGTGGTGGACGATGACCGGATTGCCGCCCGGGCGATCGAGCTGCTCAAGAGCCGACGCGCTGGTCGCCTCACCTTCTTGCCACTCAACAAGATCCGCGGTGGCGGGGGCAATGCCAACAGCGCGGCCTTTCAACGGGGCGGGAGCCCAGGAGCCAGCGGAGGTGACGGCATGGTGGGCCGCGCCGTGGAACTGGTGCGCTTTGAGCCGGTGTATGGCGAGGTGTTCCGCTACGTCTTTGGCGACACGCTGGTGTTTCGCGATCTAGCCAGTGCCCGCCGCGAACTGGGACGTTGCCGCGCCGTGACTCTCGATGGCGAACTGCTCGAGAAGAGCGGCGCCATGACTGGCGGCAGCCTGCAGCAACGGGGTAACCAGCTCAGCTTCGGTGCCGCCAGCGATGCCGATGAAGCCGAGCCGCTGCGCCGGCGTTTGCTGGAACTGGGCGAAACCCTTGCCGCCAGCCGGCGCAAGGAAGCCGAGCTGGGCCGTCAGTTGGAGGAGTTGCGCCCGCAGCTAAGCCGCCTGGAGCAGCGACGCGCCGCCCTGGAGGCCGAACGCAGCGCCGCCCAACGGTCCCATGGCCCCCTGCAACAGCGCCGCGAGCACTTGATCAGCCGGATCGGGCAGATCGAGGCAGATCTGGGCAGCGGCCAACAGCGCTTGCAAGCCCTCGCCGCTGAATTAGCCCCCCTGCAGCAGGCCCTGCAGACCCTCGAAAGCCAGGAAGCCAGCGCTCAGGCCAGCGGCGACAGCGAGCGGTGGCAGGGCCTGCAGCAGGAGCTCGAAGCCGCCGATGCCGCCCTCACAGCCGCCCGCAACCAGCGCGATGGCTTGCTGGCCGCCCGAAGAGAACGGGGGCTCGCTGCCGAGCGGGTGGCCAGCCAACTGCAGGCCCTCAGCAGCGAAGAGCAACGGTTGGTGCAGGCGGTGAACACCCTGGTGGCGGAGCGAACCAGTTGGAAGGAGCAGCAACAAGCTGATCAGGCCAAACGCCTCGAGCTGGAGGCACGCCAACAGGAGCTACAGGAGCGCTTCGGGGAACGGCGCCGTGCCCGCGATGAAGCGGAAGCGCAGCTCTCGCGCCAGCGCCAGACCCTGCAGCAGAAGGAATGGGAGCTGCAGCGCCTGGGCGAGGAGCTCGAGGCCCTGGCGGAACAGGAGCGCAGTGGTGCCCAGCGCCTGGAGCAGTTGCAACGCGACCTACCCGATCCTCTGCCGGAGATTCCCGATGAGGTGCGCGAGAACGGGCTTGAAGCCCTCCAGGCCGAGCTCAAGAGCCTGCAGGCGCGCATGGAGGCCCTGGAGCCGGTCAACATGCTGGCGCTGGAAGAGCTCGAGGAACTGGAAGCCCGCCTGGCCGATCTGCAGGATCGCCTCGATGTGTTGTGCAAGGAACGCGAGGAGCTCTTGCTGCGGATCGAAACGGTGGCGACCCTGCGTCAAGAGGCGTTCATGGAGGCGTTCAAGGCGGTGGATGGTCACTTCCGCGAGATCTTTGCCGGCCTCTCCGATGGCGAAGGCCACCTGCAGCTGGAGAACACCGAATCACCCCTCGATGGCGGTCTCAGCCTGGTGGCCCATCCCAAGGGCAAAGCCGTGCGGCGCCTGGCCTCGATGAGCGGCGGCGAAAAATCGCTCACGGCCTTGAGCTTCCTGTTCGCACTGCAACGTTTCCGCCCTTCACCCTTCTATGCGCTCGACGAGGTGGACAGCTTTCTCGACGGGGTGAACGTGGAGCGCCTGGCTGCGCTCATCGCCCGCCAGGCGGAAGCCGCCCAGTTCCTGGTGGTGAGCCACCGCCGGCCGATGATCGGCGCCGCCACCCGCACCATTGGTGTCACCCAGGCCCGCGGTGCCCACACCCAGGTGGTGGGATTACCACCTGCCGCCTGA
- a CDS encoding PRC-barrel domain-containing protein, whose protein sequence is MTSTPPGSDPNAPLGATPSDRLWLRSELMGTQVITRDTGRRLGVVGEVVVDIDRREVVALGLRDNPLTRFLPGLPRWMSLQSIRQVGDVILVDSADSLAEGFNPDRYSRVINCQVITEAGEQLGRVLGFSFDIETGELTTLVLGAVGVPLLGEGVLSTWELTVEEIVSSGPDRIIVYEGAEEKLKQLGTGLLEKLGVGGPSWEQEERERYRLNMVPVENQLAAGQPSVQEQQRRIEPATNRRFEPEEDYDYVEVEQRREREPLRQRRYLDEEPLEDQPRRRRYVRDEEPVDVEPLDPRDPGRW, encoded by the coding sequence ATGACAAGCACACCTCCCGGCAGCGACCCGAATGCCCCACTGGGGGCGACACCGAGCGATCGCCTCTGGCTGCGCTCGGAGCTGATGGGCACTCAGGTCATCACGCGCGACACCGGCCGGCGCCTTGGTGTAGTGGGCGAAGTGGTAGTCGATATCGACCGGCGCGAAGTGGTGGCCCTCGGCCTGCGTGACAACCCACTCACCCGATTCTTGCCAGGCCTGCCCCGCTGGATGTCGCTGCAGAGCATTCGCCAGGTGGGAGATGTGATCCTGGTGGATTCGGCCGATTCCCTGGCCGAAGGGTTCAACCCGGATCGCTACTCGCGGGTCATCAACTGCCAGGTGATCACAGAGGCGGGCGAACAGCTCGGCCGCGTACTGGGCTTCAGCTTCGACATCGAAACCGGTGAACTCACCACCCTTGTGCTGGGTGCTGTTGGCGTGCCGCTACTCGGGGAAGGGGTGCTGAGCACCTGGGAGCTCACGGTGGAGGAGATCGTGAGCAGTGGCCCAGATCGCATCATCGTGTACGAGGGCGCTGAAGAAAAGCTCAAGCAACTGGGCACCGGTTTGCTCGAGAAGCTGGGGGTCGGCGGCCCCAGCTGGGAGCAGGAGGAACGCGAGCGTTACCGGCTCAACATGGTGCCGGTGGAAAACCAGCTGGCCGCTGGCCAGCCCAGCGTTCAGGAACAACAACGCCGAATCGAACCAGCCACCAACCGCCGTTTCGAGCCGGAAGAGGATTACGACTACGTGGAAGTAGAGCAGCGCCGCGAGCGCGAACCGCTCCGCCAACGCCGCTACCTCGACGAAGAGCCGCTCGAGGATCAGCCACGCCGTCGCCGGTACGTGCGCGATGAGGAGCCTGTGGATGTCGAGCCGCTCGATCCGCGCGACCCTGGCCGCTGGTAA
- the msrB gene encoding peptide-methionine (R)-S-oxide reductase MsrB encodes MASASPADHEQWRDKLTPEQFQVARLGGTERAFTGIYWDNKSKGTYRCVCCGSELFSSTTKYDSGSGWPSFWEGVNPEAITTVDDRSHGMVRTEIKCAKCDAHLGHVFNDGPNPTGLRYCVNSASLNFEPGQG; translated from the coding sequence ATGGCTTCCGCTTCCCCCGCTGATCACGAGCAGTGGCGCGACAAGCTCACCCCTGAGCAGTTTCAGGTGGCCCGGCTCGGCGGCACGGAGCGAGCGTTCACAGGCATTTATTGGGACAACAAATCCAAGGGCACCTATCGCTGCGTGTGCTGCGGCAGTGAGTTGTTCAGCTCCACCACCAAATACGACTCCGGCAGCGGCTGGCCCAGCTTCTGGGAGGGGGTGAATCCTGAGGCGATCACCACGGTGGACGATCGCAGCCACGGCATGGTGCGCACGGAGATCAAGTGCGCCAAGTGCGACGCCCATCTCGGGCATGTCTTCAACGACGGGCCCAACCCCACCGGCTTGCGCTATTGCGTGAACTCAGCGTCGCTCAACTTCGAGCCAGGCCAGGGCTGA